Proteins from a single region of Equus asinus isolate D_3611 breed Donkey chromosome 17, EquAss-T2T_v2, whole genome shotgun sequence:
- the LOC139039717 gene encoding olfactory receptor 5L1-like yields the protein MAKENCTTVAEFILLGLAEVPELRVFFFLLFLLIYGVTVLGNLGMIALIQVSSRLHTPMYFFLSHLSFVDFCYSTIILPKMLANILNEDKAISFLACAVQFYLFCTCVVTEVILLSVMAYDRFVAICNPLLYIVTMSNNLCVELVSCCYLWGTVCSLIHLCLALEIPSYRSNVINHFFCDLPPLLFLACSDVTMSELLLYIVANFNEIITIMIILTSYFFILITILRMRSAEGRCKAFSTCASHLTAILLFHGTILFIYCRPSSGNSMDTDKVATVFYTVVIPMLNPLIYSLRNKDVQEALRKVVGSKIFS from the coding sequence ATGGCCAAGGAGAACTGCACCACTGTGGCAGAGTTCATTCTCCTTGGATTAGCAGAGGTCCCTGAATTGAGAGTCTTCTTCTTCCTGCTGTTTCTTCTCATCTATGGAGTCACAGTTTTGGGCAACTTGGGCATGATTGCACTGATTCAGGTCAGCTCTCGacttcacacccccatgtactttttcctcagtcACTTGTCCTTTGTGGATTTCTGTTACTCCACAATCATTCTGCCAAAGATGCTAGCTAATATCTTAAATGAAGACAAAGCCATTTCCTTCCTGGCGTGTGCTGTGCAATTCTACTTGTTTTGCACATGTGTGGTAACTGAGGTCATCCTGCTGtctgtgatggcctatgaccgttTTGTGGCCATCTGTAACCCACTGCTGTACATCGTCACCATGTCCAACAATCTTTGTGTGGAGCTGGTGTCCTGCTGCTACCTCTGGGGGACTGTGTGTTCACTGATTCACTTGTGTTTAGCTCTTGAGATCCCATCCTATAGGTCAAATGTGATTAACCACTTCTTTTGCGATCTGCCCCCTCTCTTATTTCTTGCTTGTTCTGATGTCACTATGAGTGAACTGTTGCTATACATTGTGGCCAATTTCAATGAAATCATCACCATCATGATCATTCTcacctcttatttctttattcttatcaCAATCCTGAGGATGCGCTCTGCAGAGGGAAGATGCAAAGCCTTttccacctgtgcctcccacctcacAGCCATCCTTCTCTTCCATGGAACAATCCTTTTCATTTATTGCCGACCCAGTTCTGGCAACAGTATGGATACTGACAAAGTAGCCACGGTGTTCTACACTGTAGTGATCCCTATGCTGAATCCTCTGATCTATAGCTTGAGAAACAAGGATGTGCAAGAAGCTCTCAGAAAAGTGGTGGgctccaaaatattttcctag